One Owenweeksia hongkongensis DSM 17368 genomic region harbors:
- a CDS encoding MBL fold metallo-hydrolase RNA specificity domain-containing protein: MKPNSLSLKFLGAAGTVTGSKTLLTFNGSKILIDCGLFQGIKSLRKQNWEDLDLASDVSDIILTHAHLDHSGYLPRFVKQGFKGQIHCTPITAKLVRIILLDSAKIQEEDAERANRKKYSKHEKAEPLYTTEDVHHTLNLIVTHEYNEWMVPGPDLRFTFIQNGHIPGSAMVEVHAGVKKIVFSGDLGRLKPLIMPKPKPLPEADLLILESTYGDRLHGVTSAFDQIKEAVNLGYEQKGQILIPSFAVERTQEILYILLCLIRDKKIPSLRIYLDSPMATEVTKVLLSFYEFLKDPELRDIMNRNLEIVSDYRASQAIVAMEECKIVIAGSGMITGGRILHHLEAHISKPSTVVILPGFQALGTRGSDLAKGVPEIKFFGKYYKVQARITQLDSLSAHADRNEILEWVKHTSKLPQRIILNHGEETAAHSLKLKLEHELEIPVLVATPNMHYVMDF, from the coding sequence ATGAAACCAAACTCGTTATCCCTTAAATTTTTAGGTGCTGCAGGAACTGTTACTGGTTCTAAAACATTACTAACCTTCAATGGATCCAAAATACTTATTGATTGCGGCCTTTTTCAAGGAATAAAATCGCTTCGAAAACAGAATTGGGAAGATCTTGATTTGGCATCTGATGTTTCGGACATTATTCTTACCCACGCACACCTCGATCATAGTGGATACCTACCCCGCTTTGTAAAACAAGGCTTTAAGGGACAAATCCATTGTACACCTATTACTGCCAAACTCGTTCGTATTATACTTCTTGATAGTGCTAAAATTCAGGAAGAAGACGCAGAGCGGGCTAATCGAAAAAAGTATTCTAAGCATGAAAAGGCAGAACCGCTTTATACAACAGAAGATGTGCACCATACATTAAACTTAATAGTTACACATGAATACAACGAGTGGATGGTTCCTGGGCCAGATCTTAGGTTTACATTTATTCAAAATGGACATATCCCGGGCAGCGCCATGGTGGAAGTTCATGCAGGTGTCAAGAAAATTGTTTTTTCAGGAGACTTGGGCAGGTTAAAGCCTCTCATAATGCCAAAACCAAAACCTCTTCCAGAAGCTGATTTACTAATTCTTGAATCTACCTATGGTGATCGACTACATGGTGTAACGTCTGCTTTTGACCAAATTAAGGAAGCTGTAAACTTAGGTTACGAGCAAAAAGGTCAAATCTTAATCCCCAGCTTTGCCGTAGAGCGAACTCAGGAAATACTCTACATTCTCTTGTGCCTGATTAGAGACAAAAAAATTCCCTCATTAAGAATTTACCTTGATAGTCCTATGGCTACTGAGGTGACCAAAGTACTACTGAGCTTTTATGAGTTTTTAAAAGACCCCGAGCTTCGTGATATCATGAACCGTAACCTTGAAATAGTTTCAGATTACAGAGCTTCACAAGCAATTGTAGCTATGGAAGAATGCAAAATTGTAATTGCGGGAAGTGGTATGATAACCGGAGGGCGTATTCTTCATCATCTAGAAGCTCATATTTCAAAACCTTCTACCGTAGTAATACTCCCTGGCTTTCAAGCTTTAGGCACACGTGGTAGTGATCTTGCGAAAGGTGTACCTGAAATCAAATTCTTTGGCAAGTATTATAAGGTTCAAGCTCGAATCACACAGCTTGATTCATTGTCAGCACATGCCGACCGTAACGAAATACTGGAATGGGTAAAACACACATCGAAGTTGCCACAAAGAATAATTCTTAATCATGGTGAAGAAACAGCAGCACATAGCCTTAAGCTGAAACTTGAACATGAATTAGAAATTCCAGTCTTAGTGGCAACTCCAAATATGCATTACGTCATGGATTTTTAA
- the purT gene encoding formate-dependent phosphoribosylglycinamide formyltransferase, whose protein sequence is MSDKIVLLGSGELGKELVIALKRLGQFVIACDSYAGAPAMQVADEFEVIDMLDGDALDKVVAKHQPKLIVPEIESIRTERFYSYEKQGYTVVPSAKAANFTMNRKLIRDLAAKDLGVRTAPYQYATSLEEFKSAVAKIGMPCVAKPLMSSSGKGQSVIKTEADIEKSWQYALDGSRGDLMEVIVEGFIDFHTEITLLTVTQNNGPTLFCAPIGHRQDRGDYMESWQPCAIRSKDLKEAQDMCAKVTEALTGAGIWGVEFFIANDGVYFSELSPRPHDTGMVTLAGTQNLSEFELHARTILGLPIPEITQERAGVSAVILAEAESSETPVFTGISEAIKDPKTDIRIFGKPTTRLYRRMGVTLAYDEINTDMDALRKKATDCASKVSVK, encoded by the coding sequence ATGTCCGACAAAATAGTTCTACTTGGTTCTGGTGAGTTAGGTAAAGAGTTAGTAATTGCCCTAAAACGCCTCGGCCAATTCGTAATAGCCTGTGATAGCTATGCCGGAGCTCCGGCCATGCAAGTGGCTGATGAGTTTGAAGTAATAGATATGCTGGATGGTGATGCCTTAGACAAAGTTGTAGCCAAGCATCAGCCCAAACTTATAGTTCCAGAAATAGAAAGTATTCGCACCGAGCGTTTTTATAGCTATGAAAAACAGGGGTACACAGTAGTACCGAGTGCCAAGGCGGCAAACTTTACGATGAACCGCAAGCTTATCCGCGACCTTGCGGCCAAAGACCTTGGTGTACGAACCGCACCATATCAGTATGCTACCTCGTTAGAGGAATTCAAATCGGCTGTAGCCAAAATAGGAATGCCTTGTGTGGCAAAACCATTGATGTCTTCCAGCGGCAAAGGGCAATCGGTAATAAAAACTGAAGCAGACATTGAAAAAAGCTGGCAATACGCTCTGGACGGCAGCCGTGGCGATTTGATGGAAGTTATTGTGGAAGGATTTATTGATTTTCATACCGAGATAACTTTACTAACGGTAACTCAAAATAATGGCCCTACCCTTTTCTGTGCACCTATTGGTCACCGCCAAGACAGAGGTGATTATATGGAAAGCTGGCAGCCCTGTGCCATACGCTCAAAAGATTTGAAAGAAGCACAGGATATGTGTGCCAAAGTAACCGAAGCACTTACCGGTGCTGGTATTTGGGGTGTAGAGTTTTTCATTGCAAATGATGGTGTGTATTTCTCCGAGCTATCACCACGACCACATGATACGGGAATGGTAACCTTAGCGGGAACACAAAACCTCAGCGAATTTGAATTGCATGCACGCACTATTTTAGGTTTACCTATTCCTGAAATCACACAAGAACGAGCTGGTGTATCTGCCGTAATTTTAGCGGAAGCAGAAAGCAGCGAAACTCCTGTATTTACAGGAATATCAGAGGCGATTAAAGATCCCAAAACGGACATTAGAATATTTGGAAAACCAACAACTCGCCTCTACAGAAGAATGGGCGTAACCTTGGCTTACGATGAAATAAACACAGATATGGATGCTTTGCGCAAAAAGGCTACTGATTGTGCGAGTAAGGTGAGCGTAAAATAG
- a CDS encoding peroxiredoxin family protein: protein MKTIKHLTLAAILATTLPALAQSENEMEKDSKTLTETLNERKENFNATAPADKKKDYAEGIKAVEESGVLEAAINVGDKAPNFKLNNAVGKKVSLHEELKNGPVVLVWYRGGWCPYCNITLHYLQENMDEFKARGANLLALTPENPDKSMNTTEKNELEFQVLSDLDNKVAKEYGIVFKLTPAVAARYEEGFGLSEYNGNDKGELPLAATYVIDTDGKVTYSFLHADYRERAPIEDIIQALDELKKD from the coding sequence ATGAAAACAATCAAACATCTTACTCTTGCAGCAATCTTAGCGACAACCTTGCCTGCATTAGCACAAAGTGAAAACGAAATGGAAAAAGACAGCAAAACTTTAACAGAAACTCTGAACGAGCGGAAAGAGAACTTTAACGCAACAGCACCTGCTGATAAAAAGAAAGATTATGCTGAAGGCATAAAAGCTGTAGAGGAATCAGGTGTGTTGGAAGCGGCAATAAATGTGGGAGATAAGGCTCCTAACTTTAAACTTAACAATGCTGTTGGAAAGAAGGTTTCTCTTCATGAGGAGCTTAAAAATGGACCGGTAGTTTTGGTTTGGTATCGAGGAGGATGGTGCCCTTACTGCAATATTACCTTGCATTACCTTCAGGAAAATATGGACGAGTTTAAGGCCAGAGGTGCAAACTTGTTGGCATTAACACCGGAAAACCCTGATAAGAGTATGAACACCACTGAAAAAAATGAGCTTGAATTTCAGGTTTTGAGTGATTTAGATAATAAGGTGGCCAAAGAATATGGAATCGTTTTTAAACTTACTCCAGCAGTAGCGGCAAGATATGAAGAGGGATTTGGCCTAAGCGAATATAATGGAAATGACAAGGGAGAACTTCCATTGGCGGCTACTTATGTAATTGATACGGATGGAAAAGTAACCTACAGTTTCTTACATGCAGATTATAGAGAGCGTGCTCCAATTGAAGATATAATCCAGGCTTTGGATGAATTGAAGAAGGATTAA
- a CDS encoding nucleoside deaminase — protein MNDELYIRLAIEFSQKGMDSGSGGPFGCVIVKDGEVIGHGYNQVTTTNDPTAHAEIVAIRNACKAIDSFQLEGCVVYTSCEPCPMCLGAIYWARPDRLVYACSRQDAAAIGFDDDFIYQEIPLQSSERKIKTEQLLQEEGVKVMELWKTKKDKIDY, from the coding sequence ATGAATGACGAACTTTACATAAGGTTGGCAATTGAGTTTTCACAAAAAGGAATGGATAGTGGAAGTGGCGGTCCTTTTGGTTGTGTGATTGTAAAAGATGGTGAGGTAATTGGCCATGGCTATAATCAAGTAACTACCACCAACGACCCCACTGCACATGCAGAAATTGTAGCCATTCGCAACGCATGCAAAGCAATTGACTCTTTTCAGCTTGAAGGTTGTGTAGTTTACACCTCCTGCGAACCCTGCCCTATGTGCCTGGGTGCTATTTATTGGGCTAGACCTGATAGGTTAGTTTATGCATGCTCTCGCCAGGATGCTGCTGCCATCGGGTTTGATGATGATTTTATTTATCAGGAAATACCATTACAATCTTCCGAAAGGAAGATAAAAACCGAGCAACTTCTTCAGGAAGAAGGTGTGAAAGTGATGGAGCTTTGGAAAACAAAAAAGGACAAGATTGATTACTAG
- a CDS encoding inorganic diphosphatase, which yields MKDYFNPWHHVSVGHSADDIVNGIIEIPKGERAKYELDKDSGLLKLDRVLYSAMYYPANYGFIPQTFCDDGDPLDILVLSQVDIVPLTLVEAKILGVMRMIDQGEADDKIIAVANGDPSMSHYNDISELPPHLISEMKCFFEDYKKLENKEVIVEEFQSKEVAIQILNESIELYNKEIAPNVMQF from the coding sequence ATGAAAGATTATTTTAACCCCTGGCACCACGTATCTGTGGGCCATTCTGCAGACGATATTGTAAACGGTATTATTGAAATTCCAAAGGGCGAGCGTGCTAAGTACGAGCTTGACAAAGACAGTGGCTTGCTAAAGCTTGACCGCGTGCTTTATTCTGCAATGTACTATCCTGCAAACTACGGTTTCATTCCACAAACGTTTTGTGATGATGGCGATCCGCTAGATATTTTGGTACTTTCTCAGGTAGATATCGTTCCTCTTACTTTGGTAGAGGCAAAGATTCTTGGCGTAATGCGCATGATCGACCAAGGTGAAGCTGATGATAAGATTATCGCTGTAGCTAATGGTGATCCAAGCATGAGTCATTATAATGATATTTCAGAGCTTCCTCCACACTTGATTTCTGAAATGAAATGTTTCTTTGAGGATTACAAGAAGTTGGAAAACAAAGAAGTAATCGTTGAAGAATTCCAAAGCAAGGAAGTTGCTATCCAAATTTTGAACGAAAGTATAGAGCTTTATAATAAAGAGATTGCACCAAATGTGATGCAGTTTTAA
- a CDS encoding tRNA-binding protein, producing the protein MISWLDFEKIDIRTGTVIKVEDFPEARKPAYKLHIDFGELGVKKTSAQITKLYSKEDLQGKQLVAVVNFPPKQIANFMSECLVLGAVNGDEVTVLTTLGNTGNGERIS; encoded by the coding sequence ATGATAAGTTGGTTAGATTTTGAAAAAATAGACATTCGTACAGGAACAGTTATTAAGGTTGAGGATTTTCCTGAGGCTCGTAAACCTGCATATAAGTTGCATATAGATTTTGGCGAGCTTGGAGTGAAGAAAACCTCTGCTCAAATAACCAAATTGTATAGTAAAGAAGATTTGCAGGGAAAACAATTGGTAGCTGTAGTGAATTTTCCTCCAAAGCAGATTGCCAATTTTATGAGTGAATGTTTGGTTTTGGGAGCTGTAAACGGAGATGAAGTAACAGTACTCACCACCTTGGGCAATACAGGTAACGGAGAAAGGATTTCATAA
- the mdh gene encoding malate dehydrogenase, translating to MKVTVVGAGAVGASCAEYIAMKNFASEVVVVDIKEGFAEGKAMDLMQTASLNGFDTKITGSTNDYSKTANSDVAVITSGIPRKPGMTREELIGINAGIVKDVASKIIEHSPNVIIIVVSNPMDTMAYLAHKATGLPKHRIIGMGGALDSARFKYRLAEALDCPQSDIDGMVIGGHSDTGMIPLTRLATRNSVPVSEFISEDRLNTVLEDTKVGGATLTKLLGTSAWYAPGAAVSSMVQAIACDQKKMFPCSCLLDGEYGLSDISIGVPAIIGKNGIESIVEIELNDAEKNKLTESADAVRKTNGLLEA from the coding sequence ATGAAAGTTACCGTAGTAGGTGCCGGAGCAGTAGGTGCCAGTTGTGCTGAGTACATCGCCATGAAGAACTTTGCTTCTGAAGTAGTGGTGGTAGATATCAAAGAAGGATTTGCAGAAGGAAAAGCAATGGATCTTATGCAAACCGCTTCACTTAATGGTTTTGATACCAAAATCACTGGAAGTACAAATGATTACTCCAAAACTGCAAACAGCGATGTAGCGGTAATTACTTCTGGTATTCCACGTAAGCCAGGTATGACTCGCGAAGAGCTTATCGGCATTAATGCGGGTATCGTAAAAGACGTTGCTTCAAAAATTATTGAGCACTCTCCAAACGTAATCATCATTGTGGTTTCTAACCCAATGGATACTATGGCTTACTTGGCGCACAAAGCTACCGGCCTTCCTAAGCACAGAATTATTGGTATGGGTGGAGCACTTGACTCTGCACGCTTTAAGTACCGTTTAGCTGAGGCTTTGGATTGCCCACAGTCTGACATTGACGGTATGGTAATCGGTGGACATAGCGATACTGGTATGATTCCATTGACTCGCCTTGCTACTCGTAATAGTGTTCCTGTTTCTGAATTTATCTCAGAAGATAGATTGAACACCGTACTTGAAGACACTAAAGTGGGTGGTGCTACTTTAACCAAATTGCTAGGAACCTCCGCATGGTACGCTCCAGGAGCAGCTGTATCATCTATGGTTCAAGCTATTGCTTGCGACCAAAAGAAAATGTTCCCTTGCTCTTGCTTACTTGATGGAGAGTACGGACTAAGCGATATTTCTATTGGTGTACCTGCTATCATTGGCAAGAATGGTATCGAAAGCATTGTAGAAATTGAACTTAACGATGCTGAGAAAAACAAGTTGACAGAAAGTGCTGATGCTGTTCGCAAGACTAATGGTCTTTTGGAAGCATAG